CGTCATGCTGTCACCGAACAGTGGTTCTGCCTGCACATGCCGGGAAAAGAGACGCCTGATTTCTCCTCGCTGGCGCTTGAAGGTTGTGACGTGCTGGAGGTGATTCGCCACCGTCGCAAGCTGCGGATCGGTACGCTGCGGGGTAACCATTTTACGCTGATGCTGCGCCAGGTCAGCGACCGAAACGAGGTTGACGCTCGTTTGGCGCTGATTGCCGCGAAAGGCGCGCCTAATTATTTCGGCAGCCAGCGTTTCGGGCGCAACGGAAATAATCTTGAGCAGGCTCGTCTTTGGGCAAATAACGAGATTCGGGTAAAAGAACGCAGTAAGCGGAGTTTTTATCTTTCTGCCAGCCGCAGTGCGATGTTTAATCAGGTTGCCAGTGCACGACTCGCGGGGCAGCAGGCAAAAACCGTCTTGTGTGGTGATGCATTGCAACTGACAGGGCGCGGCAGTTGGTTTGTTGCTAAGCCTGACGAATTGGATGCTTTACAGACGCGCCTTGATGCGGGTGAACTCCAGATTACTGCGCCACTTCCCGGAGATGGCGAACTGGGCACGCAGGATGACGCGCAGCTATTTGAAAAGCAGGCGTTGGTCGGACAAGACGCGCTGTGGTCTTTGGTTAAGCGTGAGCGGGTTGAACCTGCCCGGCGTGCGGTGCTGCTGTATCCGCAGCAGATGCACTGGGAATGGCAGGATGATGCGACCGTGGAAGTGAAGTTTTGGCTACCTGCGGGCAGTTTTGCGACCAGCGTGGTACGTGAATTGCTGCATTCACAGCAGGATACCGATCTCGGTGCCTGATGTGCTGCGATACGTTTTTGCAGAAAATTGTTGAAGATAATCAATGCTGGCAACCGTGTAATCGCGGCAACTGGCTTACCCCTATGCGGGAAAATTGCTGTGTTGGTGACGAGGTTAACCAGAGCTAAGGTCGGCGGGGAATGGTAAACAAACGTATAGAAACGTTGTTGGCGCAGTTGCGCCAACAGGGCATTCAGGACGAACGTCTACTGAGTGCGATAGAAGCCGTACCCAGAGAACGTTTTGTTGACGAGGCGTTCGAGCACAAAGCGTATGAAAATACCGCTCTGCCTATCGGTTCCGGTCAGACGATTTCGCAGCCCTATATGGTTGCGAAGATGACGGAACTGCTCAGCCTGACGCCCGTCTCCCGCGTGCTGGAAATTGGCACTGGATCAGGCTATCAAACGGCAATTTTAGCGCATTTGGTTCGGCATGTTTGCTCGGTTGAGCGCATCAAAGGGCTGCAATGGCAGGCTAAACGTCGCTTAAAACAGCTTGATTTGCATAATGTATCTACCCGTCATGGCGATGGGTGGCAGGGCTGGGCGTCGCGCGGGCCGTTTGATGCCATTATCGTGACTGCGGCACCGCCGGAAATTCCTCGAGCGCTGATGGAGCAACTCGATGACGGTGGCGTGATGGTATTGCCCGTCGGTGAACAGTCACAATACTTACAAGTTGTTCAACGCCATGCTGGCGAATTTATTATTCAAACGGTTGAAGCTGTTCGGTTTGTTCCGCTGGTCAAAGGGGAATTAGCCTGATAACGTGGCGTTGGTATGCATTTGTTGTTAAGTCTTTAAAATTTCAACACAACGGTTTTATAGTGCGAACTTGTTGATATTGTTAGCATCTAATCATCGTGGTGCCTTTCCCATTTTGCTTATGCGCCAGCGATGGTGAAGTAGCGATCTTTCTCGTTCCAACTAACGAATAAATCACCGGATACCGGTACGCTACAATCACTTACGCGATAGGCAGTTTAGCAACGGCCCGTTAAGCGAGAGCAGATGCGAGGGAGGCATGTCCGAATTGGGTTCTGAGTATTACTGTTTTTTGAATGTTATCGACACTTTTTTGAACGCTATAGTTATAGGGGAGTAAGGCGCATGGGAAGCCGAATGATGAATTTGCGTCACATTGCTGCTTGTACGGTGATTGTCTTAGGATTGGCGGGATGTACTAACAATAATTCCAAATCCGCACCGATCAGCAGCGTTGACGGAAATACGGGCAGCCGAGGGGGAATGTTATCTGCGCCACCATCACGCATTTCAACAGCGGGTGAAAGCGTTTCAACAACGTCCGACGGCCGAATTGTTTACAACCGCAGCTACGGCAATATTCCGAAAGGCAGCTACAGCGGCGGCAATGCCTACACGGTTAAACGGGGCGATACCCTATTTTATATCGCGTGGATTACCGGTAATGACTATAGGGATCTAGCGCAACGCAACAATATTCCTGAACCGTACAGCTTGAATGTCGGGCAATCACTGAGCTTAGGCAGCGGATCTGGTAGCAATGCTTCGGGCGGCGGACTGACGAGTGGTGGTGGAATGTTGGCAACCACCGATGCCACCCGAGGTGGAATCCCCACGCCGCCATCAAGTGCTCAAATACAAACTACATCGGTTGATTCTCAGTCAACTAATGCGTATTCTGGTAATCAAGGTAAACAGAATAATGTAGGTAAGATGTTACCTACGGCAGGGGCGACAACAACCGCTCCTGTTTCCGCACCAGCAACTGTTGCCAGCAGCAATATGGCTGCTGTAGGCAGTTGGCATTGGCCTGCCGATGGGAAAGTCATAGATAGTTTCTCCGCTTCTGAAGGGGGAAATAAAGGGATTGATATCGCCGGCTCACGTGGGCAACCGATCACCGCAACCGCCAGTGGGCGCGTGGTGTATGCGGGTAATGCGCTACGTGGTTACGGAAATCTGATAATCATCAAACATAATGATGACTACCTCAGTGCCTATGCCCATAACGATACGATGCTAGTCCGTGAGCAACAAGATGTCACGGCAGGACAAAAAATCGCTACGATGGGCAGTACGGGTACCAGCTCAGTTCGCTTGCACTTTGAAATTCGTTACAAGGGGAAATCCGTAAACCCGCTGCGTTTTCTGCCGCAGCGATAAATCAGGCAGAATATTTCGGTATTCTGCCAAGGGATCACGGGTAGGAGCCACTTATGAGCCA
This genomic interval from Pectobacterium aquaticum contains the following:
- the truD gene encoding tRNA pseudouridine(13) synthase TruD, translating into MENNEQLVWLHGEPQATGSLKSAAEDFLVVEDLGFQPDGDGEQVLVRVRKRGCNTQFVAEMLAKFVRLPLRAVSYAGLKDRHAVTEQWFCLHMPGKETPDFSSLALEGCDVLEVIRHRRKLRIGTLRGNHFTLMLRQVSDRNEVDARLALIAAKGAPNYFGSQRFGRNGNNLEQARLWANNEIRVKERSKRSFYLSASRSAMFNQVASARLAGQQAKTVLCGDALQLTGRGSWFVAKPDELDALQTRLDAGELQITAPLPGDGELGTQDDAQLFEKQALVGQDALWSLVKRERVEPARRAVLLYPQQMHWEWQDDATVEVKFWLPAGSFATSVVRELLHSQQDTDLGA
- the nlpD gene encoding murein hydrolase activator NlpD, giving the protein MMNLRHIAACTVIVLGLAGCTNNNSKSAPISSVDGNTGSRGGMLSAPPSRISTAGESVSTTSDGRIVYNRSYGNIPKGSYSGGNAYTVKRGDTLFYIAWITGNDYRDLAQRNNIPEPYSLNVGQSLSLGSGSGSNASGGGLTSGGGMLATTDATRGGIPTPPSSAQIQTTSVDSQSTNAYSGNQGKQNNVGKMLPTAGATTTAPVSAPATVASSNMAAVGSWHWPADGKVIDSFSASEGGNKGIDIAGSRGQPITATASGRVVYAGNALRGYGNLIIIKHNDDYLSAYAHNDTMLVREQQDVTAGQKIATMGSTGTSSVRLHFEIRYKGKSVNPLRFLPQR
- a CDS encoding protein-L-isoaspartate(D-aspartate) O-methyltransferase, whose protein sequence is MVNKRIETLLAQLRQQGIQDERLLSAIEAVPRERFVDEAFEHKAYENTALPIGSGQTISQPYMVAKMTELLSLTPVSRVLEIGTGSGYQTAILAHLVRHVCSVERIKGLQWQAKRRLKQLDLHNVSTRHGDGWQGWASRGPFDAIIVTAAPPEIPRALMEQLDDGGVMVLPVGEQSQYLQVVQRHAGEFIIQTVEAVRFVPLVKGELA